In the genome of Aspergillus luchuensis IFO 4308 DNA, chromosome 2, nearly complete sequence, one region contains:
- a CDS encoding uncharacterized protein (COG:S;~EggNog:ENOG410PN7K;~InterPro:IPR038753;~go_process: GO:0007249 - I-kappaB kinase/NF-kappaB signaling [Evidence IEA]), producing the protein MTTSPPAQPPTTSPTPDYTTTTANETTNAHPRPTKFRFKDPSRKRHRHHHSSSHKDPQRTPSPKRKKHRAPHRRKHTTSPPPSPSQTTSRFSPSTAFRESLFDALGDDEGAAYWESVYGQPIHTYSVPEVPKGPNGELEMMDEEEYAAYVRRKMWERTREGMLAEEERMREEGRRVKEKERRRERERGEWERAVEESLRRGRERKRRRGWRGVWGRYCACWGELDGVVRGGEDGGGGKRFEEVVFWPVESGERRDVGRKEVEEFMRECARVVDEEDIDKDGDRDGGGGLLGLLKTERVRWHPDKIQHRYGKLGIDERVLKSVTEVFQIVDQMWSEERKKAN; encoded by the coding sequence ATgaccacctcaccaccagcacaacCCCCCACAACCTCACCTACACCAgactacaccaccaccaccgcaaacGAAACTACCAACGCACACCCCCGCCCCACAAAATTCCGCTTCAAAGACCCCTCCCGAAagcgccatcgccatcaccactcctcctcccacaaaGACCCCCAAcgcaccccctccccaaaacGCAAAAAACACCGCGCTCCGCACCGCCGCAAACAcaccacctcaccacctccctccccatcgcAGACCACATCTCGCTTCTCCCCCAGCACCGCCTTCCGAGAATCCCTCTTCGACGCGCTGGGCGACGACGAAGGCGCCGCATACTGGGAGTCCGTCTACGGCCAACCGATCCACACATACTCGGTGCCGGAGGTGCCCAAGGGGCCGAATGGcgagctggagatgatggacgaggaggagtaCGCGGCGTATGTGCGACGGAAGATGTGGGAGCGGACGAGGGAGGGGATGcttgctgaggaggagaggatgagggaggaggggaggagggtgaaagagaaggagaggaggagggagagggagaggggagagtgggAGAGGGCTGTGGAGGAGAGtttgaggagggggagggagaggaagaggaggagagggtggaggggggtttgggggaggTATTGTGCTTGTTGGGGGGAGTTGGATGGGGTAGTtaggggtggggaggatggtGGCGGTGGAAAGAGgtttgaggaggtggtgttttGGCCGGTTGAGagtggggagaggagggatgtggggaggaaggaggtggaggagtttATGAGGGAGTGTGCGAGggtggttgatgaggaggatataGATAAAGATGGGGAtagggatgggggtggtgggttgctggggttgttgaagacgGAGAGGGTGCGGTGGCATCCAGATAAGATTCAGCATCGGTATGGGAAGTTGGGGATTGATGAGCGGGTGTTGAAGAGTGTGACGGAGGTGTTTCAGATTGTGGATCAGATGTGGagtgaggagaggaagaaagcaaatTAG
- a CDS encoding legume-like lectin family protein (BUSCO:EOG092628SP;~COG:U;~EggNog:ENOG410PHCK;~InterPro:IPR005052,IPR013320;~PFAM:PF03388;~SECRETED:SignalP(1-23);~TransMembrane:1 (n6-16c23/24o293-317i);~go_component: GO:0016020 - membrane [Evidence IEA]), with protein sequence MLLPRLSSLLCWAGLASVPLASAYDGDDNVKSIPLRTHSLSPPYLDSDFQSRWFDFGGDTIVRADKYIRLTSDRPSQQGWIFSRVPLTATNWEIEVEFKIEGSGNLHGDGFAMWLTKQRATQGPVFGSTDNFEGLGIFFDTYKNNRPGTSFPYVMAMMGDGQTTYDQAHDGKANELAGCSARGLRGASIPTKARLTYFQDKSLTLDLQYKSEDSWIPCFELTAPEYNIAIPSVAYLGFSAETGELSDNHDIISVKAQNLYSVGGGSGSSSSGSRSGKGRDTGRVKRRKQKGSWGWFLFKTILFFAVVVGGYVGYTAYRTKHRYSRF encoded by the exons ATGCTACTTCCGCGGCTTTCGTCTCTTTTGTGCTGGGCTGGCTTGGCCAGCGTGCCTCTGGCCAGCGCCTACGATGGTGATGACAATGTCAAGAGCATTCCG CTTCGCACGCACAGTCTTTCACCG CCATACTTGGATTCCGACTTCCAAAGCCGCTGGTTCGATTTTGGTGGTGACACGATAGTTCGCGCCGACAA ATACATCCGTCTTACGTCCGATCGCCCGTCGCAGCAGGGATGGATCTTCTCCCGTGTGCCTTTGACCGCGACGAACTGGGAG ATCGAGGTTGAATTCAAGATCGAAGGGTCCGGCAACTTGCACGGCGATGGTTTCGCCATGTGGCTCACCAAGCAGCGCGCCACTCAGGGTCCTGTCTTCGGTTCGACGGACAACTTCGAGGGTCTGGGTATCTTCTTCGATACGTACAAGAACAACCGTCCCGGCACTTCGTTTCCCTACGTCATGGCCATGATGGGCGACGGCCAGACTACCTACGACCAGGCTCATGACGGCAAGGCTAAtgaactggctggctgtTCT GCTCGTGGTCTCCGTGGCGCATCCATCCCTACCAAGGCCCGCTTGACTTACTTCCAGGACAAGTCCTTGACCCTGGACCTGCAGTACAAGTCCGAGGACAGCTGGATCCCCTGCTTCGAGCTGACCGCCCCCGAGTACAACATTGCCATCCCCTCTGTCGCCTACCTGGGCTTCTCTGCCGAGACTGGTGAGCTCAGCGACAACCACGACATCATCTCCGTTAAGGCCCAGAACTTGTACAGCGTTggtggcggcagcggcagcagtagcagcggTTCCCGCTCGGGCAAGGGCCGTGACACTGGTCGTGTCAAGCGCCGTAAGCAGAAGGGCAGCTGGGGATGGTTCCTGTTCAAGACTATTCTGTTCTTCGctgtggttgttggaggCTATGTTGGGTACACTGCGTACCGCACCAAGCACCGCTACTCGCGGTTCTAG
- the tim13 gene encoding protein translocase subunit TIM13 (BUSCO:EOG09265PJ3;~COG:U;~EggNog:ENOG410PS0T;~InterPro:IPR004217,IPR035427,IPR039238;~PFAM:PF02953;~go_component: GO:0005758 - mitochondrial intermembrane space [Evidence IEA];~go_process: GO:0072321 - chaperone-mediated protein transport [Evidence IEA]) translates to MGIFGGSSSPSTDTSSKEVKEALFKQVQAESAMSNARTLISNVNEHCFEACVPNPGTSMSAGEQACLTDCMEKYIAFWNTVSRTYTRRVGTEQKRMLAL, encoded by the exons ATGGGTATCTTCGgcggctcttcttccccctccaccgACACCTCCAGCAAGGAAGTCAAGGAGGCCCTTTTCAAGCAGGTCCAGGCCGAGTCCGCTATGAGCAACGCCCGCACTCTGATCTCC AATGTCAACGAACACTGCTTCGAAGCCTGCGTTCCCAATCCCGGAACCTCCATGTCCGCCGGCGAACAGGCCTGCCTGACCGACTGCATGGAGAAGTACATCGCCTTCTGGAACACCGTTAGCCGCACATATACCCGTCGCGTGGGCACCGAGCAGAAGCGGATGCTTGCGCTGTGA
- a CDS encoding Sin1 family protein (COG:T;~EggNog:ENOG410PJR9;~InterPro:IPR031567,IPR031313,IPR011993,IPR008828;~PFAM:PF16979,PF16978;~go_component: GO:0031932 - TORC2 complex [Evidence IEA]) produces MSLLHNEDFTIWQLRTSYLSTIKDGIGDRLINVNNTVLNTPGFRAAGWSSASTNPNTQSAAAHIKRTNSPPIPTTTAVTSEYYQLGVARDDAQRFGLVDEGDDDEGGMVTGKTNTELIGRRNRGKRVHRRERQQHEQQKHREAEDDDSSDLSDESDDDGDSARSAANQIKFTKMPIRTRAGSSPIRSSDRQESPQVMVTSPSHPTMGTHYRTGSLGTAVSSINERPRRDTTTTASSDISSDNDLDASAFRRRQISFSSHDQVIEPARRRNGPPGPRDLEELHEQAEDSGAESVGSALSSDFDATAGSASLLAGVGITGSLDSSSPVALMHKLQNGTGSQTASPRKPRAPAPELQDLPPPRPISTVQPVSLLSKALNARKKAPTNPVEKFAVLSGKGLTDVLNIKLYLPFSADPDEPLDLPIARESKLAEQPAPVTVVEAIGLALWRYSEEGREPAVERSKLTVNMWTLRMVEDGEVEYDFPALGRTSPIADFTSNNNRAAGRRTRGKQYDEFALVEASKAEFEANERQFPQFSQTASSEDSGEAPAPTSAPTSQPVPQSKAPRPNPILGQPFSSALNDNTLTPADRPAVPTSHATPRLGVSKTLKIRFINVEASTQVTTLNTSTDSYIAEILDSVCKRWGLDKGNYLLKVMGSNTIAPLDRTVEALGNITELDLVRRRFGPQSLTGSPGSSSPNAPLLIDSTSAPSKKGKKSGQRMLHPLTQKQDLIGGYYRRYYVWRKQSMGFTQSNHRILTFDNDYMHIMPADTGKTASDTKTRSISFNDVVGCKVSRRHPKNFRVVVLRGNDANEQKRYDFEARNALEAVEIVDEIKKNMAHYRI; encoded by the exons ATGTCTCTTCTCCACAATGAAGA TTTCACAATCTGGCAGTTGCGCACTTCCTATCTGTCGACCATAAAGGACGGCATAGGCGATAGGCTTATCAACGTGAACAACACCGTGCTCAACACGCCAGGATTCCGCGCAGCTGGCTGGTCTTCGGCTTCTACAAACCCCAATACGCAGAGCGCGGCTGCCCACATTAAGCGGACAAATTCACCACCGATCCCCACAACTACGGCGGTTACCTCGGAATATTACCAGTTGGGTGTTGCCCGAGACGATGCGCAGCGATTCGGCctggtggatgaaggtgacgatgacgaaggGGGAATGGTGACTGGGAAGACCAATACAGAGCTGATTGGGCGTCGAAACCGCGGGAAACGAGTCCACCGGAGGGAACGACAGCAGCATGAGCAACAGAAACACAGAGaagcggaggatgatgacagCAGTGACCTGAGTGATGAgagcgacgatgatggggaCAGTGCTCGAAG TGCTGCGAACCAGATCAAGTTTACGAAGATGCCCATACGAACTAGAGCCGGATCTTCACCCATACGCTCATCAGATCGCCAGGAAAGCCCTCAGGTCATGGTCACGTCTCCATCACATCCAACAATGGGCACCCATTACCGTACTGGCTCATTGGGAACGGCTGTTAGCAGCATAAACGAGCGGCCGCGGCGCGATACTACAACTACTGCCAGCAGCGACATATCTTCGGACAATGACCTGGATGCATCTGCCTTCAGAAGGCGTCAGATTTCGTTCTCTAGCCATGATCAGGTCATAGAACCCGCGAGAAGGAGAAATGGCCCACCGGGCCCTCGGGACCTGGAAGAACTCCATGAGCAAGCCGAGGACTCAGGAGCTGAATCTGTGGGTTCAGCCCTGTCATCTGATTTTGACGCCACGGCGGGTTCTGCGTCATTACTTGCAGGGGTTGGGATCACTGGTAGCTTGGattcatcatcgccagtTGCTCTGATGCACAAGTTGCAGAATGGCACGGGGTCACAGACGGCATCTCCAAGGAAACCCAGAGCCCCAGCACCAGAGCTCCAAGATCTGCCACCTCCGCGGCCCATCAGCACTGTCCAACCCGTTAGTTTGCTTTCCAAGGCACTTAATGCGCGCAAGAAAGCGCCGACGAACCCCGTGGAGAAATTCGCGGTGCTTTCAGGCAAGGGCTTGACCGATGTCCTGAACATCAAACTCTACCTGCCATTCTCCGCCGATCCCGATGAACCACTCGATTTGCCAATTGCGCGCGAGTCCAAACTTGCAGAGCAGCCTGCACCGGTAACAGTTGTGGAAGCAATCGGCTTAGCGCTTTGGAGATACAGCGAAGAAGGTCGCGAACCGGCTGTTGAACGCAGCAAGCTTACCGTGAATATGTGGACGCTGCGAATGGTGGAAGATGGCGAAGTCGAATATGATTTCCCCGCTTTAGGTCGAACATCGCCAATTGCCGACTTTACATCGAATAACAATCGGGCAGCTGGTCGACGGACACGAGGGAAACAGTATGATGAATTCGCGCTAGTCGAAGCATCGAAGGCGGAATTTGAAGCAAACGAGCGCCAGTTCCCCCAGTTCAGCCAGACAGCCTCTTCTGAGGATAGTGGAGAGGCACCTGCTCCGACGAGCGCCCCGACAAGCCAGCCGGTCCCGCAAAGCAAGGCACCTCGCCCGAACCCGATTTTGGGACAACCCTTCTCGTCGGCTTTGAACGACAATACACTAACACCCGCGGATCGGCCTGCCGTGCCCACGTCCCATGCCACACCTCGCCTGGGCGTGTCAAAGACACTGAAAATCCGGTTCATCAATGTGGAAGCGTCCACCCAGGTGACGACGCTCAACACGTCTACCGACAGCTACATCGCCGAGATCCTCGACTCGGTGTGCAAGCGATGGGGCCTGGACAAGGGGAACTATCTCCTGAAGGTGATGGGATCCAATACGATCGCACCGCTAGACCGCACCGTGGAAGCCCTAGGCAATATCACGGAGCTGGACCTGGTGCGCCGCCGATTCGGGCCGCAGTCGCTAACGGGCTCCCCGGGCAGCTCCTCCCCGAACGCGCCGCTCCTCATCGACAGCACCAGCGCACCCAgcaagaaggggaagaagagcggaCAGCGCATGCTACACCCGCTCACGCAGAAGCAAGATCTCATTGGGGGATATTACCGGCGGTACTACGTCTGGCGCAAACAATCCATGGGCTTTACGCAATCCAACCACCGGATCTTGACGTTTGACAACGATTACATGCATATCATGCCGGCGGACACGGGCAAGACCGCGTCGGACACCAAGACGCGGTCGATCAGCTTCAACGATGTCGTGGGATGCAAGGTGAGCCGGCGACACCCGAAGAATTTCCGGGTAGTGGTATTGCGCGGCAACGATGCCAACGAGCAGAAGCGGTATGATTTTGAGGCACGCAATGCGCTGGAAGCGGTGGAAATCGTggacgagatcaagaagaacatggcgCATTATCGCATCTAA
- the pkaC gene encoding cAMP-dependent protein kinase catalytic subunit pkaC (COG:T;~EggNog:ENOG410PHM9;~InterPro:IPR017441,IPR008271,IPR000961,IPR000719, IPR011009;~PFAM:PF07714,PF00069;~go_function: GO:0004672 - protein kinase activity [Evidence IEA];~go_function: GO:0004674 - protein serine/threonine kinase activity [Evidence IEA];~go_function: GO:0005524 - ATP binding [Evidence IEA];~go_process: GO:0006468 - protein phosphorylation [Evidence IEA]) gives MPSLGGLLKKRRTKDSQTLSKELEAGSAQTQTSPNAAEDHHNHNHHHHLFHHHHHQPQPATNSGSSTNPPSQPQNSVPQEQPNRSSGAEKSSDGQVASMQSAVTQASPSAHHTSGLPQPNANAASIQNIIHPSQQGAMHSASSGHAQSHHAARSDARTTKGKYSLDDFTLQRTLGTGSFGRVHLVQSKHNHRFYAVKVLKKAQVVKMKQIEHTNDERRMLNRVRHPFLITLWGTWQDSRNLYMVMDFVEGGELFSLLRKSQRFPNPVAKFYAAEVTLALEYLHTQNIIYRDLKPENLLLDRHGHLKITDFGFAKEVPDITWTLCGTPDYLAPEVVSSKGYNKSVDWWSLGILIFEMLCGFTPFWDSGSPVKIYENILRGRVKYPPYLHPDAVDLLSQLITADLTKRLGNLHGGSDDVKNHPWFAEVTWDRLARKDIDAPYVPPIRGGQGDASQYDRYPEETEQYGMAGEDPHGHLFPDF, from the exons ATGCCTAGTTTAGGAGGTTTGCTGAAAAAACGGCGAACGAAAGATTCGCAGACCCTCTCCAAAGAGCTTGAAGCCGGTTCGGCCCAGACGCAGACGTCACCAAACGCTGCCGAagaccaccacaaccacaaccaccaccaccacctcttccaccaccaccaccatcaaccccaacccgCCACCAATTCTGGCTCTTCTACGAACCCCCCCTCTCAGCCTCAAAATTCCGTCCCTCAAGAACAGCCCAATCGGTCTTCGGGTGCAGAAAAATCCTCCGACGGTCAGGTAGCCTCCATGCAATCCGCTGTGACGCAAGCCTCGCCGTCTGCCCATCATACCTCTGGCCTCCCGCAGCCCAATGCCAATGCGGCTAGTATACAGAATATAATCCATCCCTCCCAGCAAGGCGCCATGCATTCGGCTTCCAGCGGTCATGCGCAGTCTCACCACGCCGCTCGCAGTGATGCCCGCACCACCAAAGGGAAATACTCTCTGGATGACTTCACCCTTCAGCGCACCCTCGGTACCGGTAGCTTCGGTCGCGTGCATTTGGTGCAGTCGAAACATAACCACCGCTTCTATGCCGTCaaggtgttgaagaaggcgcAAGTGGTCAAGATGAAACAGATTGAGCACACCAACGATGAGCGCCGCATGCTGAACCGCGTCAGGCATCCATTCCTAATCACATTATGGGGTACATGGCAGGATTCCCGGAACTTGTACATGGTCATGGACTTCGTAGAGGGTGGTGAACTCTTCAGTCTGCTCCGCAAGTCACAG CGGTTCCCCAACCCCGTCGCCAAGTTCTACGCGGCGGAAGTCACTCTTGCCCTGGAGTACCTCCACACGCAGAACATCATCTATCGGGATTTGAAGCCTGAGAACTTGCTGCTAGACCGACACGGCCATTTGAAGATCACCGATTTCGGTTTTGCCAAAGAGGTGCCTGACATCACATGGACCCTTTGTGGTACACCCGATTATCTCGCCCCGGAGGTGGTTTCCTCCAAGGGCTACAACAAGTCGGTTGACTG GTGGTCCCTGGGTATCTTGATATTTGAGATGCTGTGTGGTTTCACGCCTTTCTGGGACAGTGGCTCCCCGGTCAAGATCTACGAGAATATCCTGCGTGGCAGAGTAAAATATCCGCCCTACTTGCACCCAGACGCTGTTGACCTGCTGTCGCAACTTATCACGGCTGATCTGACCAAGCGCCTGGGAAACCTCCATGGCGGCTCCGATGATGTTAAGAACCATCCTTGGTTTGCCGAGGTCACCTGGGACCGGTTGGCCCGCAAGGATATCGATGCTCCTTACGTGCCTCCCATCCGCGGTGGCCAAGGAGATGCGAGTCAGTACGACCGCTATCCGGAAGAAACTGAACAGTATGGCATGGCTGGTGAAGACCC acACGGCCATTTGTTCCCAGACTTTTAG